In Citrus sinensis cultivar Valencia sweet orange chromosome 2, DVS_A1.0, whole genome shotgun sequence, a single genomic region encodes these proteins:
- the LOC102614770 gene encoding putative protein FAR1-RELATED SEQUENCE 10, protein MALLTSKNIWMRRQQCPCGDWKCYVSHEGDSEETSVASQLAKNDENSLNESMVAPYVGMVFKSDDDAFEYYGNFARKSGFSVRKERSRLSPQLGVYKRDFVCYRSGFAPMRKKPGGEHHRDRKSVRCGCDAKMYLSKEVVEGVSQWFVVQFSNVHNHELLESDQVRFLPAYRKIQEADQERILLLSKAGFPIHRIVKVLELEKGIQGGQLPFLERDVRNFVQNRRRAVQENDALLTEKRETDTMELLDICKATNETDEYFVYDFTVDENNKVENIAWSFPGSIHAYAMLGDVVYFDTTYRSITYGLIFGAWLGIDSNGRTILFGVALLQDETLRSFAWALQTFVHFMKGRCPKTILTDLDPGLGDAIRSALPNTRHVISVCNILPKLSGWFSLLLGSQFSEFKSEFDALCHVESTEDFELQWSQMVSMFGLGSDRHIALLYSIRTSWALSYIRGYFLARMATPAYLKSVDAFLKRIFAAQTCLRSFFEQVGIFSNLQNQPRQEMQYMHMKTCIPIEEQARRTLTPFAFNAFQRELVLAMQYSASELANGTYLVHHFKKMDGERRVIWIPDDEQLHCSCKEFESSGIPCRHAFRVFITKNYFQLPEKYFPSRWLRESSLAFFYDHDAQQNEEWIQEFHSLTERLFAESSITKERSDYIRKELTKELTRLLNEVRDMPESDGIAMDFTLSPTD, encoded by the exons ATGGCATTGCtaacttcaaaaaatatatggatGAGGAGGCAACAATGTCCATGTGGCGATTGGAAATGTTATGTTTCTCATGAAGGAGATTCTGAAGAGACATCAGTAGCATCTCAATTGGctaaaaatgatgaaaattcattgaatgaatCTATGGTTGCGCCCTACGTAGGAATGGTGTTTAAGAGTGATGATGATGCATTTGAGTATTATGGTAATTTTGCTAGAAAAAGTGGATTCTCTGTTAGGAAAGAAAGGTCAAGATTGAGCCCCCAATTGGGTGTATATAAACgtgattttgtttgttatcgTTCGGGGTTTGCTCCTATGAGGAAGAAGCCTGGTGGTGAACACCATAGGGATAGGAAGTCCGTGCGGTGTGGATGTGATGCAAAGATGTACTTGTCGAAGGAAGTAGTTGAAGGAGTTTCTCAATGGTTTGTTGTGCAATTTAGTAATGTTCATAATCATGAACTTTTGGAAAGCGACCAAGTGAGATTCTTGCCTGCTTATAGGAAGATTCAGGAGGCCGATCAAGAGAGAATTCTATTACTTTCCAAAGCTGGGTTTCCAATACATCGTATAGTAAAGGTGTTGGAGTTGGAGAAAGGGATTCAAGGTGGACAGTTGCCTTTCCTGGAAAGGGATGTTAGGAACTTTGTTCAAAACCGTAGAAGAGCTGTTCAAGAAAATGATGCTTTACTTACTGAGAAAAGAGAGACTGACACAATGGAACTACTAGACATCTGCAAGGCTACAAACGAGACTGATGAATACtttgtttatgattttacagTCGATGAGAACAATAAAGTTGAGAACATTGCCTGGTCTTTTCCTGGCTCTATTCATGCATATGCCATGTTAGGTGATGTGGTTTATTTTGACACAACTTATAGGTCTATAACTTATGGTCTGATTTTTGGAGCTTGGCTTGGGATTGACAGCAACGGAAGAACAATATTGTTTGGGGTAGCTCTGTTGCAGGATGAAACACTCCGTTCCTTTGCTTGGGCCTTGCAG ACCTTTGTTCATTTTATGAAAGGAAGATGTCCGAAGACAATTCTAACTGATCTTGATCCAGGGCTTGGAGATGCTATAAGAAGTGCATTACCGAACACTAGACATGTAATATCTGTATGTAATATTCTCCCCAAGTTATCTGGCTGGTTCTCGCTCTTGCTGGGATCTCAGTTTTCAGAATTCAAATCTGAGTTTGATGCATTATGCCATGTGGAGAGTACAGAAGATTTTGAACTCCAATGGAGTCAAATGGTTTCCATGTTTGGACTTGGTTCAGATAGGCACATTGCTTTACTTTATTCTATCCGGACATCTTGGGCACTTTCCTACATAAGAGGCTATTTTCTTGCTCGGATGGCAACACCAGCTTATTTAAAGTCTGTAGATGCATTcttgaaaagaatttttgcTGCTCAAACATGTTTACGTAGCTTTTTTGAGCAG GTTGGTATCTTTTCCAATCTACAAAACCAGCCACGTCAAGAGATGCAGTACATGCATATGAAAACATGCATCCCCATTGAAGAGCAAGCTCGTAGGACTCTTACACCTTTTGCCTTCAATGCTTTTCAACGTGAACTGGTTCTAGCTATGCAGTATAGTGCATCTGAATTGGCTAATGGAACATATCTTGTGCACCATTTCAAGAAGATGGATGGAGAACGTCGTGTTATATGGATACCAGATGATGAACAGCTTCATTGTTCTTGTAAGGAATTTGAGTCTTCAGGGATACCCTGCAGACATGCTTTTCGTGTTTTCATTACAAAGAACTACTTCCAACTTCCCGAGAAATACTTTCCTAGTAGATGGCTGCGTGAAAGCTCTTTAGCCTTTTTTTATGATCATGATGCTCAGCAGAACGAAGAATGGATTCAAGAATTTCATTCCCTTACTGAAAGACTATTTGCAGAATCATCAATTACAAAAGAGAGGTCTGATTATATTCGTAAAGAATTAACAAAAGAGCTTACAAGACTTCTTAATGAGGTTAGAGATATGCCAGAGAGTGATGGAATTGCTATGGATTTTACTCTTTCACCAACTGATTGA
- the LOC102614297 gene encoding microtubule-associated protein 70-5 isoform X2 gives MVGFDELKLGGVEELSLAHPDPVVLELNRLQNQLKEKDRELADAQGEIKALRATEVLKDKAIEELRNEFGKIDGKLRVTQNVLEHRNLEIKKVTGEKKDALAAQYAAEATLRRVHANLKDDDSVPIESVLAPLEADIKTYKKDIAALQEDKKALQRHTKAKEMALLEAEKILRSALERALIVEEVQNLNFELKRQIEICQEENRILEKTNRQKVLEVEKLSGTIKELEEAVLAGGSAANAIRDYQRQITELNEEKRTLERELARVKVSANRVATVVANEWKDENDKVMPVRQWLEERRLLQAEMQRLKDKLAISERTAKAEAQLKEKLKLRLKTLEEGLKHVSSFSGSPNTFCGSPKTEKSSNIILGFLTANGGLRKRSTSQPRASTISRNSLLHQPNSENATVNGNFTGGLKRADSFRKKCAAGENVLRKSIWPSKNKVVDSSCGKENTQVKENKDNNIDEFKIGDTNVSVEVKNKVGGYEHEVSQNKGNPNPVKEDVVSGFLYDRLQKEVILLRKFCESKDSCLNAKDEEIKMLIRKVDALTKAIEAESKKIKREAAAREKEAISAKLDDTRKIRSTSSSRRVNKAP, from the exons ATGGTTGGTTTTGATGAACTCAAACTTGGCGGAGTTGAAGAGCTCTCTCTTGCTCATCCTGATCCTGTTGTTTTAGAACTCAATCGTTTACAGAATCAGCTTAAAg AGAAGGATAGGGAGCTTGCGGATGCTCAGGGTGAAATCAAGGCACTAAGAGCAACTGAAGTTCTGAAAGATAAGGCTATAGAAGAG CTCAGAAATGAGTTTGGTAAGATAGACGGGAAACTCAGAGTCACCCAAAACGTCCTGGAACATAGG AATcttgaaataaagaaagtaaCAGGCGAGAAGAAAGATGCATTAGCTGCACAATATGCTGCGGAAGCAACTCTTAGAAGGGTGCATGCAAATCTTAAAGATGATGATTCAGTTCCTATTGAGTCTGTCCTTGCTCCCCTGGAGGCGGATATCAAAACGTATAAAAAAGATATTGCTGCTCTTCAAGAGGACAAGAAGGCTTTGCAACGTCACACTAAGGCAAAAGAGATGGCTCTACTAGAGGCAGAGAAGATCCTGCGAAGTGCTCTGGAAAGAGCTTTGATAGTTGAGGAGGTTCAAAACCTAAACTTTGAGTTGAAGAGACAGATTGAGATATGCCAG GAAGAGAACAGAATCCTTGAGAAAACCAATCGCCAAAAGGTATTGGAGGTTGAAAAGCTTAGCGGAACCATTAAAGAACTAGAGGAAGCTGTTCTCGCAGGTGGGTCTGCGGCTAATGCTATTCGTGACTATCAGCGACAAATTACTGAGCTAAAT GAGGAGAAAAGGACCCTGGAGAGGGAGCTTGCCAGAGTTAAAGTTTCAGCAAACCGAGTAGCAACCGTGGTGGCTAATGAATGGAAGGATGAAAATGACAAAGTAATGCCCGTCAGACAATGGCTGGAAGAGAGAAGATTGCTGCAG GCTGAGATGCAGAGACTAAAAGACAAGCTAGCTATATCAGAGAGAACAGCCAAGGCGGAAGCACAACTGAAG gaaaaattGAAGCTAAGGCTAAAGACTCTGGAAGAAGGCTTAAAGCACGTGTCAAGTTTCTCGGGCAGTCCTAATACATTTTGCGGGTCACCTAAAACAGAAAAATCCAGTAACATTATTTTGGGGTTCTTAACAGCCAACGGTGGACTAAGGAAGAGATCAACATCACAGCCAAGGGCTTCTACTATCAGTAGAAACTCTCTACTGCATCAGCCAAACTCAGAAAATGCAACGGTCAATGGTAATTTTACTGGAGGACTAAAGCGAGCTGATAGCTTCAGAAAGAAATGTGCTGCCGGAGAAAACGTGCTGAGGAAAAGCATATGGCCATCGAAAAATAAGGTTGTTGATAGCAGTTGTGGCAAGGAAAATACTCAGGTGAAGGAGAACAAAGACAACAATATTGATGAGTTTAAAATTGGTGACACAAACGTCTCAGTAGAAGTCAAAAACAAAGTTGGTGGCTATGAACATGAAGTTTCTCAGAACAAGGGAAATCCCAACCCTGTTAAAGAAGATGTGGTTTCTGGGTTTCTGTATGACAGACTACAAAAGGAAGTCATACTTTTGAGGAAGTTCTGTGAGTCTAAAGACAGTTGCTTGAATGctaaagatgaagaaatcaaG ATGCTCATAAGGAAGGTTGATGCATTGACAAAAGCCATTGAAGCTGAGTCCaagaaaattaagagagaAGCAGCGGCTAGAGAAAAGGAAGCTATATCTGCGAAACTGGATGACACCAGAAAAATCAGAAGCACAAGCTCTTCAAGAAG GGTAAACAAAGCACCTTGA
- the LOC102614297 gene encoding microtubule-associated protein 70-5 isoform X1 — protein sequence MVGFDELKLGGVEELSLAHPDPVVLELNRLQNQLKEKDRELADAQGEIKALRATEVLKDKAIEELRNEFGKIDGKLRVTQNVLEHRNLEIKKVTGEKKDALAAQYAAEATLRRVHANLKDDDSVPIESVLAPLEADIKTYKKDIAALQEDKKALQRHTKAKEMALLEAEKILRSALERALIVEEVQNLNFELKRQIEICQEENRILEKTNRQKVLEVEKLSGTIKELEEAVLAGGSAANAIRDYQRQITELNEEKRTLERELARVKVSANRVATVVANEWKDENDKVMPVRQWLEERRLLQAEMQRLKDKLAISERTAKAEAQLKEKLKLRLKTLEEGLKHVSSFSGSPNTFCGSPKTEKSSNIILGFLTANGGLRKRSTSQPRASTISRNSLLHQPNSENATVNGNFTGGLKRADSFRKKCAAGENVLRKSIWPSKNKVVDSSCGKENTQVKENKDNNIDEFKIGDTNVSVEVKNKVGGYEHEVSQNKGNPNPVKEDVVSGFLYDRLQKEVILLRKFCESKDSCLNAKDEEIKMLIRKVDALTKAIEAESKKIKREAAAREKEAISAKLDDTRKIRSTSSSRSRVNKAP from the exons ATGGTTGGTTTTGATGAACTCAAACTTGGCGGAGTTGAAGAGCTCTCTCTTGCTCATCCTGATCCTGTTGTTTTAGAACTCAATCGTTTACAGAATCAGCTTAAAg AGAAGGATAGGGAGCTTGCGGATGCTCAGGGTGAAATCAAGGCACTAAGAGCAACTGAAGTTCTGAAAGATAAGGCTATAGAAGAG CTCAGAAATGAGTTTGGTAAGATAGACGGGAAACTCAGAGTCACCCAAAACGTCCTGGAACATAGG AATcttgaaataaagaaagtaaCAGGCGAGAAGAAAGATGCATTAGCTGCACAATATGCTGCGGAAGCAACTCTTAGAAGGGTGCATGCAAATCTTAAAGATGATGATTCAGTTCCTATTGAGTCTGTCCTTGCTCCCCTGGAGGCGGATATCAAAACGTATAAAAAAGATATTGCTGCTCTTCAAGAGGACAAGAAGGCTTTGCAACGTCACACTAAGGCAAAAGAGATGGCTCTACTAGAGGCAGAGAAGATCCTGCGAAGTGCTCTGGAAAGAGCTTTGATAGTTGAGGAGGTTCAAAACCTAAACTTTGAGTTGAAGAGACAGATTGAGATATGCCAG GAAGAGAACAGAATCCTTGAGAAAACCAATCGCCAAAAGGTATTGGAGGTTGAAAAGCTTAGCGGAACCATTAAAGAACTAGAGGAAGCTGTTCTCGCAGGTGGGTCTGCGGCTAATGCTATTCGTGACTATCAGCGACAAATTACTGAGCTAAAT GAGGAGAAAAGGACCCTGGAGAGGGAGCTTGCCAGAGTTAAAGTTTCAGCAAACCGAGTAGCAACCGTGGTGGCTAATGAATGGAAGGATGAAAATGACAAAGTAATGCCCGTCAGACAATGGCTGGAAGAGAGAAGATTGCTGCAG GCTGAGATGCAGAGACTAAAAGACAAGCTAGCTATATCAGAGAGAACAGCCAAGGCGGAAGCACAACTGAAG gaaaaattGAAGCTAAGGCTAAAGACTCTGGAAGAAGGCTTAAAGCACGTGTCAAGTTTCTCGGGCAGTCCTAATACATTTTGCGGGTCACCTAAAACAGAAAAATCCAGTAACATTATTTTGGGGTTCTTAACAGCCAACGGTGGACTAAGGAAGAGATCAACATCACAGCCAAGGGCTTCTACTATCAGTAGAAACTCTCTACTGCATCAGCCAAACTCAGAAAATGCAACGGTCAATGGTAATTTTACTGGAGGACTAAAGCGAGCTGATAGCTTCAGAAAGAAATGTGCTGCCGGAGAAAACGTGCTGAGGAAAAGCATATGGCCATCGAAAAATAAGGTTGTTGATAGCAGTTGTGGCAAGGAAAATACTCAGGTGAAGGAGAACAAAGACAACAATATTGATGAGTTTAAAATTGGTGACACAAACGTCTCAGTAGAAGTCAAAAACAAAGTTGGTGGCTATGAACATGAAGTTTCTCAGAACAAGGGAAATCCCAACCCTGTTAAAGAAGATGTGGTTTCTGGGTTTCTGTATGACAGACTACAAAAGGAAGTCATACTTTTGAGGAAGTTCTGTGAGTCTAAAGACAGTTGCTTGAATGctaaagatgaagaaatcaaG ATGCTCATAAGGAAGGTTGATGCATTGACAAAAGCCATTGAAGCTGAGTCCaagaaaattaagagagaAGCAGCGGCTAGAGAAAAGGAAGCTATATCTGCGAAACTGGATGACACCAGAAAAATCAGAAGCACAAGCTCTTCAAGAAG CAGGGTAAACAAAGCACCTTGA
- the LOC102613998 gene encoding pentatricopeptide repeat-containing protein At4g16390, chloroplastic, which produces MASNLCYSTCSLFSTPKLGRRTFTFSFQRDDSLSFYSKTSLQKRSVSLQETQSSNPTKHSQNPQYPHGKTGSSPKSYIWVNPKSPRASKLKEKSYDTRYNSLVKLAADLDSCSATEDDVFSVLRCLGDDFLEQDCVIILNNMTNPDTAALALTYFTNKLKASKEVILYNVTMKVFRKCRDLDKAERLFDDMLDRGVKPDNVTFSTLISCARMNNLPNKAVEWFERMPSFGCDPDALTYSSMIDAYGRAGNVEMAFGLYDRARNEKWRIDPNAFSTLIKLYGTAGNFDGCLNVYEEMKAIGVKPNMITYNNLLDTMGRAKRPWQVKTIYKEMTDNGLSPNWNTYASLLRAYGRARYGEDTLSVYREMKEKGMQLSVTLYNTLLAMCADVGYTDEAFEIFEDMKSSENCQPDSWTFSSMITICSCRGKVSEAEAMFNEMLEAGFEPNLFVLTSLIQCYGKAQRTDDVVRALNRLPELGITPDDRFCGCLLNVMTQTPKEELGKLVECVEKSNSKLGYVVKLLLEEQDIEGDFKKEATELFNSISKDVKKAYCNCLIDLCVNLNLLENACKLLELGLTLEVYTDIQSRSPTQWSLHLKSLSLGAALTALHIWINDLSKALESGEEFPPLLGINTGHGKHKYSDKGLASVFESHLKELNAPFHDSPDKVGWFLTTEAAAKSWLESRSSLVSVPAKVTAS; this is translated from the coding sequence ATGGCTTCCAATCTCTGCTACTCAACGTGTTCTCTCTTTTCAACACCAAAGCTTGGAAGAAGAACCTTCACTTTCTCTTTTCAACGCGACGACTCCCTCTCATTTTACTCCAAAACCTCTCTCCAAAAACGCAGCGTTTCGTTGCAAGAAACCCAGAGCTCAAACCCTACAAAGCATTCGCAAAATCCTCAATACCCGCACGGAAAAACTGGTTCTTCTCCTAAAAGTTACATCTGGGTCAATCCCAAAAGTCCAAGAGCTTCCAAGTTGAAGGAAAAATCTTATGATACGAGGTACAATTCTCTTGTTAAACTTGCCGCAGATTTGGATTCTTGTAGTGCGACTGAAGATGATGTTTTTAGTGTTTTGCGTTGCTTGGGTGATGATTTCTTAGAGCAAGATTGTGTCATTATTCTTAATAACATGACCAACCCAGATACTGCAGCGCTTGCTTTGacatattttacaaataaattgaaagCTAGTAAAGAAGTGATTCTTTACAACGTGACTATGAAAGTGTTTAGAAAGTGTAGAGATTTGGATAAAGCCGAGAGGTTGTTTGATGACATGCTTGACCGAGGTGTTAAGCCAGATAATGTTACCTTTTCGACTTTGATTAGTTGTGCTAGGATGAATAATTTGCCTAACAAGGCTGTTGAGTGGTTTGAGAGGATGCCTAGTTTTGGATGTGATCCTGATGCACTTACTTATTCGTCTATGATTGATGCATATGGTAGGGCTGGTAATGTGGAAATGGCTTTTGGTTTGTATGATAGGGCAAGGAATGAGAAATGGCGTATTGATCCTAATGCTTTTTCTACTTTGATTAAGCTATATGGGACAGCGGGTAATTTTGATGGGTGCTTGAATGtttatgaagaaatgaaagcgATTGGTGTTAAGCCGAATATGATTACATATAACAATTTGTTGGACACAATGGGAAGAGCGAAGAGGCCTTGGCAGGTGAAGACTATTTACAAAGAGATGACCGACAATGGACTTTCCCCAAATTGGAACACCTATGCATCTCTGTTGCGGGCTTATGGGAGGGCCAGATATGGGGAGGACACTCTTTCTGTTTACAGGGAGATGAAGGAGAAGGGAATGCAGTTGAGTGTGACTCTTTATAATACACTCTTGGCCATGTGTGCTGACGTAGGGTACACTGATGAAGCTTTTGAGATATTTGAAGACATGAAGAGTTCTGAAAATTGCCAGCCTGACAGTTGGACATTTTCTTCCATGATTACCATATGTTCATGCAGGGGGAAGGTCTCTGAGGCAGAGGCCATGTTCAATGAGATGTTGGAAGCGGGCTTTGAGCCTAATCTCTTTGTTCTGACATCACTTATCCAATGCTATGGAAAGGCCCAGCGCACTGATGATGTTGTGAGGGCACTCAACAGACTGCCAGAGTTGGGCATAACTCCTGACGATCGGTTCTGCGGCTGTCTTCTGAATGTGATGACTCAAACCCCGAAGGAGGAGCTTGGTAAGCTTGTTGAATGTGTTGAAAAGTCCAATTCAAAGCTGGGGTATGTGGTGAAGCTTCTATTGGAGGAGCAAGACATTGAAGGGGATTTCAAAAAGGAAGCAACTGAACTCTTTAATTCAATTAGCAAAGACGTCAAAAAGGCTTACTGCAATTGCTTAATTGATCTCTGTGTCAATCTTAATCTGTTGGAAAATGCATGTAAGCTTTTAGAACTGGGGCTTACACTGGAGGTTTACACAGATATACAATCCAGGTCTCCAACTCAGTGGTCTTTACATCTGAAGAGCCTCTCGCTTGGAGCAGCACTGACTGCATTACACATTTGGATAAATGACCTGTCGAAAGCGCTGGAATCTGGAGAAGAGTTTCCGCCATTACTTGGTATCAATACTGGGCACGGGAAACACAAGTACTCAGACAAAGGATTAGCTAGTGTTTTCGAGTCACATTTGAAGGAATTAAATGCCCCTTTTCATGATTCCCCAGACAAGGTTGGCTGGTTTTTGACTACAGAGGCTGCAGCCAAGTCATGGTTGGAGTCTAGAAGCTCACTGGTCTCAGTTCCTGCCAAGGTGACTGCCTCGTAA